A region of Siniperca chuatsi isolate FFG_IHB_CAS linkage group LG23, ASM2008510v1, whole genome shotgun sequence DNA encodes the following proteins:
- the cd9b gene encoding CD9 molecule b isoform X2 produces the protein MGAMQCIKHLVFVFNFLFWLAGTGVLAVGLWLRFDSRTAGLFEGEDSPTVFFTGVYILIAAGALMMIVGFLGCCGAIKESPCMLGLFFLFLLLIFAVEVAAGIWGLSNKDKVVEDITEFYKQTYNNYKDTRQEALKETLRLIHFGLDCCGPTGIVIDAAKDICPKKEGLEVLITTSCPTAIDEMFNNKLHIIGGVGIGIGVIMIFGMIFSMMLCCAIKRSRDFV, from the exons CTGGCAGGTACTGGAGTGCTGGCCGTGGGCCTTTGGCTGCGTTTTGACTCCCGGACAGCAGGGCTGTTTGAAGGAGAGGACTCGCCTACGGTATTCTTCACTG GTGTGTACATCCTGATTGCGGCGGGGGCTCTGATGATGATCGTGGGCTTCCTCGGATGCTGCGGAGCCATTAAAGAGTCGCCGTGCATGTTGGGATTg ttcttcctcttcctgctcctcaTCTTCGCTGTAGAAGTGGCTGCTGGGATCTGGGGTCTCTCCAACAAGGACaag GTGGTGGAAGACATTACAGAGTTCTATAAGCAGACCTACAATAACTACAAAGACACCAGACAGGAAGCACTGAAGGAGACCCTGCGTCTCATTCACTTTGga CTGGACTGCTGCGgccccacagggatagtgatTGATGCTGCCAAAGATATCTGCCCCAAGAAGGAGGGACTGGAGGTCCTCATCACCACG AGCTGTCCGACTGCCATCGACGAAATGTTCAACAACAAACTGCACATCATCGGCGGGGTCGGCATCGGTATCGGTGTCATCATG ATCTTTGGGATGATCTTCAGTATGATGCTCTGCTGTGCCATCAAGAGGTCCAGGGACTTTGTCtga
- the cd9b gene encoding CD9 molecule b isoform X1 produces MTALSSWELCVKYALFIFNFVFWLAGTGVLAVGLWLRFDSRTAGLFEGEDSPTVFFTGVYILIAAGALMMIVGFLGCCGAIKESPCMLGLFFLFLLLIFAVEVAAGIWGLSNKDKVVEDITEFYKQTYNNYKDTRQEALKETLRLIHFGLDCCGPTGIVIDAAKDICPKKEGLEVLITTSCPTAIDEMFNNKLHIIGGVGIGIGVIMIFGMIFSMMLCCAIKRSRDFV; encoded by the exons CTGGCAGGTACTGGAGTGCTGGCCGTGGGCCTTTGGCTGCGTTTTGACTCCCGGACAGCAGGGCTGTTTGAAGGAGAGGACTCGCCTACGGTATTCTTCACTG GTGTGTACATCCTGATTGCGGCGGGGGCTCTGATGATGATCGTGGGCTTCCTCGGATGCTGCGGAGCCATTAAAGAGTCGCCGTGCATGTTGGGATTg ttcttcctcttcctgctcctcaTCTTCGCTGTAGAAGTGGCTGCTGGGATCTGGGGTCTCTCCAACAAGGACaag GTGGTGGAAGACATTACAGAGTTCTATAAGCAGACCTACAATAACTACAAAGACACCAGACAGGAAGCACTGAAGGAGACCCTGCGTCTCATTCACTTTGga CTGGACTGCTGCGgccccacagggatagtgatTGATGCTGCCAAAGATATCTGCCCCAAGAAGGAGGGACTGGAGGTCCTCATCACCACG AGCTGTCCGACTGCCATCGACGAAATGTTCAACAACAAACTGCACATCATCGGCGGGGTCGGCATCGGTATCGGTGTCATCATG ATCTTTGGGATGATCTTCAGTATGATGCTCTGCTGTGCCATCAAGAGGTCCAGGGACTTTGTCtga
- the tmem243b gene encoding transmembrane protein 243b, with the protein MDDFTTRTYGTSGQDNRPLFGETSARDRIINLAVGGFTSLVVLVTVISSFVFPSLPPRPLNVFFAVCILLACGSTIVLIFWYRQGDLEPKFRNLIYYMLVSIVLLCLCANLYFHNVR; encoded by the exons ATGGATGACTTCACCACCAGGACGTACGGCACCAGCGGCCAGGACAACAGACCTCTGTTCGGGGAGACCTCGGCACGG GATCGAATCATCAACCTGGCAGTGGGGGGATTTACGTCTTTGGTTGTTTTA GTCACTGTTATCAGTTCATTTGTGTTCCCCTCGTTGCCTCCACGACCGCTTAATGTCTTCTTTGCCGTGTGCATCCTGTTAGCCTGTGGATCCACTATAGTGCTG ATATTCTGGTACCGGCAGGGCGATCTGGAGCCTAAATTTAGGAATCTGATCTACTACATGCTGGTGTCCATCGTGCTGCTGTGTCTATGTGCCAACCTCTACTTCCACAATGTCAGGTAA